The Mucilaginibacter sp. PAMB04168 genome contains the following window.
TGAAAAAGTCTTGGTTAGCAATCAAAATGTCAAGTTGTTCTTTATTGAAAGCTCATAAAAAAAGCCGGTGTTAAGAAACACCGGCTTATAAAAATATTATATCCCCTTATTGCCCACCGCCACCAAGCACGTTGCCAAACTTGGCTTCGTAGCCTTTGTATTGAGCACTTAGCTTGCTGTGTAAGGCAGTTTGGTGATGAGTATTGGTTAACTCAACTAAACCATTCAGCATATAAATGCCGAGCTGTATATCGCGCTGGTTTAATTCGCCGCCTTTTTGCATAGCATTATAGTTGAAGTCGAGCGAGTTTACGATGTATTTGTCCAGCTCCTCAGTCCATTTGTTGGCGAGTTGTGTTTGGTTCAGGTCGTAAGCGCTATTGTTTAAATAGAACTTGCGCAAAGCAACCTCACCAAACGGAATAGTTGATGGCATTACTTCGTCAAAGCGTTTTAGTGCATTAACAGCCAAATCGTTGTGGCCTTCTTTCATCAGATTTGATACCAGCGAGTTAAACTGCTTAATAATGATAGGGTAGAACATCGTAACTGACTCATGATCCAGGTATTTGGCCGTTTTCATGTTGCCCCATTTATACTTGGTCATCATGTTATTGTACATTACCATGGTGTTAACCGGTTCAGGTGCATTTGCTGCGGTATCGGCTTTTAAAGGTTGCAGGCGGTAAGCAAAGCCTTCATCATGCATATACTTATCCAGGCCCATCATGTTCTCGTTACCTACGGTTATGGCAAAATAAACCGGACGCTTCCAGTTGTTGTGCGATAAGATATCCATCAGAGCCAGGTTATCCTTGGTTACATAATTAGAATTATATTTCCAGGTAATGGCAGGTACAATGTTATTTTTTTGGCTGGCTGGTACAGTACCTGTGCTAATAACCTCATCAGGGTTAACAGATAGCTTAAAGTTTTTGGTGGGCAGGTAATTCATGGTCATGCCGTTTTCATACTGCACCTGGGTTTCCTTGTTATCAGAGGTGATAAAGTCGAAAACCTCTTTCAATTCGGTAGTATCGTTTACGTTCATCTGATCGCTCCAGTAGATCACGTCCCGTATACCTGCCGCAAACTTTTCATTAGGCATGGTAATAGGTAACGGTACCGACTCGTTCATCTTTTGCTTCATTTGGCGTATGTACCAATCGGTACCCAATAGGCTCAGGTTCACGATACGTACGTCCGGGCGTATGTTTTCCACTTCCTGCGCATACCATAGCGGGTAAGTGTCGTTATCGCCATAGGTGAACAAGATAGCGTTTGGCGCGCAGGAGTTAAGGTAGTTGGCTGCCATATCATGCGGTGTCATCTTGGTAGAGCGGTCGTGGTCATCCCATTCCTGAAAGCCCATCAGCACTGGTGCTGCAAGCAAACAGGCTACAGTTGCAACAGCCGCGCTCACTTTAGGGCTAAGCACTTTGCTCAGCAACTGCGCTATAAATAACACGCCCAAACCAATCCAAATAGCAAACACATAAAAAGAACCTACGTAAGCATAGTCACGCTCACGTGGCTGCAATGGGTTTTGGTTTAGGTAAAGTAAGATAGCTAAACCAGTAAAAAAGAATAATACAGCAACCACACCTGCATCGCGCTTGTTGCGCTGGAAATGATATATTAAACCCAGTATGCCAATAATAAGCGGCAGGCAGTAAAGGCGGTTATATGCATTGCTTTCAGTAACCGTGCTTGGGAAAGCTTTAAACCAATCAAAAGGGCTCAGCCAGTTGCCATCAGTTCCTTTACTGTTGTTTTGTCCGTCCATATCATTGGTACGGCCGGCAAAGTTCCATAAAAAGTAACGGTTGTACATTTGGTGTACTTGCCAGCTAAAGAAGAAGCCCAGATTGTGCGACATGTTAGGCTGTTCTTCCGGGCCTAATTGCAGCCACTCGCGGTAAAATGCCGATTTGTTACCATCCGTATCATATATACGCGGGAACAGCGTATTGCGGTCATAAACAGTACTCGATTTTTTACCGGCTATTTCATATTTAGTAGCTCCACGGCGGTATATGGTAGCACCTTCTTTTGATTCTTGTGGTTTCGAATCAAAGTACTGACCATATAACAAAGGTGTTTCGCCGTATTGGTCGCGGTTTAAGTAGCCGTTCAGGGCAAAAGCATCCTGAGGGTCGCTATTATTAAGGTTAGTGCCTGCTTTGGCACGTACCACAATCATCACAAATGAGCTATAGCCCAGTAGAATGAACATAGTACAAAGCAATACCATATTTAAAGAGTAGCGCTTTTGACGTACTTTAAGCACATATTCCAGTAAAGCTAAAACAGCAACAGCGGCAATTAAGCCAACAATGCCGCCGCTTATGCTTAACGCAATAATAAAACTGGCCACCGCCACAATTAACGCGCCTTTTGATAACGTAACCGAATAGTAAACGCCGGCTACCAGGGCAGCAACTACCAGCAGGTAAAATACAATAGCGCCACTGTTAAAGCTGAAGCCCAAGGTGTTTACAAACCACAAATCGGCATAGGCAGCGCCTTTAACCGTAAACTGGATAATGCCCCAAAGCACCAATCCTAAAACCACAACACCGATTATAAACGACCAGATTGTACCTGATGCCGTAACGTTTTTAGCGCGGCGGAAATACAGGATAAGGGCAATTACCGGTATAACCAGCAAGTTAAGTAAGTGTATACCTATTGATAAGCCCATGATGTAAGCAATGAACACAATCCAGCGGTCTGCTCCTGGCTCATCGGCGTGAGCATCAAATTTTAATATAGCCCAAAAAACTACAGCCGTACACAATGATGATTGCGCATAAACTTCAGACTCAACGGCCGAGAACCAGAAGGTATCAGAGAATGTATAAGCTAATGCACCTACCAAACCTGCACCTATAATAAGTATCGTATTGGTGATGTTTAAGTCCTCAGCTTTTTTAATCAGTATTTTTTTAGCCAGCATAGTAATGCTCCAAAAAAGAAACAAAATAGTGGCTGCACTAGCTATAGCCGACGCCATATTGGTCCAGTAAGCTACCTTGGTTACATCACCGAACGACAGGAGCGAGAAAGCTTTGCCTATCATGGTAAACAGTGGCGCACCAGGTTGGTGGGCTACCTGTAAACGATAAATACAGGCAATAAACTCGCCGCAATCCCAAAAACTGGTAGAGGGCTCAAGGGTTAACGTATACGTAATGGCGGCAATTAAAAAAGAAAGCCAGCCAAAAAGGTTATTAATCTTGTTGTAATTCATATTGGGTTATACAGTCTTCTGCTAAACTAAAAGCTGACGAAATTAATAAATCTATAGATAGGTTGGGTTAATTAGTTGTGCTTTAACATAAATTAACAGTTACAAATGGCGTTATTGTGTAGGCATTAATTTTTTTGAAAAATATTTTTGCAGCTTCAATTTTTCGCCTTACATTTGCATTCGATTTCGGAGAGGATAACAAACCGAAAGAGGATTGTCCGATAGTATAAAGGTAGTACGACGGTTTTTGGTACCGTTTGTCTTGGTTCGAATCCAGGTCGGACAACAGAGAGAAAAATTCGAATTTCGGAATATCGAAATTCGAATTTTTCGTTTTAGCCGGAACCATTGTTAAAAAACGATGGTTGGGCGGGTGAGCAGGAAGTAAATAAATTATTGAAGTCTTAAAGCCGGAAGGAGAGATCGAGCTGAAGTTCGAAATCAAACCGCCGAAATCCGAATCAAAAGAAGATGCCTTTACAGTTCAATCCGGTTAAGTTGTTTTCGGGCTCAGGTTCAACAGATCTTGCAGCTAAAATTGCCAAGGTTTACGGCCGCGAATTAGGTGATATGACCTTGTCGCGCTTTAGTGATGGCGAGTTTCAGCCATTCATTAACGAGTCGGTACGTGGATGTGATGTGTTTTTCATCCAGAGTACTAATCCGCCAACCGATAACCTGATGGAGCTGCTCATGATGATTGACTGCGCCCGCCGTGCGTCAGCCCATTATGTAACTGCTGTAATTCCATACTTCGGTTTGGCCCGTCAGGACCGTAAGGATAAGCCACGTGTGGCCATTGGTGCTAAACTGGTAGCTAACCTGCTTACGGCAGCTGGCGCAAACCGGGTAATGACCATGGATTTACATGCGGCCCAGATACAGGCTTTCTTTGACATACCGGTAGATCACCTTGATGCTTCAATCATATTTGTGCCCTATATTAAAAGTTTGGCTTTGCCTAACTTAACCATAGCCTCACCTGATATGGGCGGCTCATACCGGGCTCGTACCTTTGCCAAGTTTTTTAACGCCGAGGTGGTAATTTGCGATAAACGTCGTAAACGTGCCAACGAGATAGAAAGCATGACCATTATAGGTGATGTAACCGGACAGGACATTGTACTGATTGACGATATATGTGATACAGCCGGTACACTAGCTAAAGCAGCCGGTTTAATTATGGAGCGTGGCGCTAACAGTGTGCGTGCCGTATGTACGCACCCGGTATTATCGGGAAAAGCGTACGAAACTATCGAAAACTCGGCCCTAACAGAGCTGATTGTGACCGATACCATTCCTTTAAAACAGGAGTGCAGTAAAATAAAAGTATTATCAACTGCCGATCTTTTTGGTAAGGCCATTGCTAATGTAAATGAGCATGGTTCAATTAGTCAGTTGTTTAAGATAGATTGATAGTTGTTAGTTCATGGCAGGTAGCCCATGGTTATAAGCTAACAGATATATTATATAAGAACTATGGACCACGGGCTGCCAGCTCTGGTCTTTGTAGAACAAACAATTTAAAAACAAAAAAATGAAATCAATTGCTATTAGCGGTTCTCCAAGAGAGAACGTAGGGAAACGTGATGCTAAGGAACTGCGTTACCAGGGTTTAGTACCTGCTGTTTTATACGGTGGTGCTACTCAAACGCATTTTTCAGTATCCGCAGCTGATTTGAAACCGGTGATTTATACACCAGTTGTTCAATTCATCGACTTAGACGTTGCCGGTACTACCAGCCAAGCTATCATCAAAGACATGCAGTTTCATCCATTAACTGATGAGTTATTGCACGTTGACTTTTTGTTACTGGATGAAAGCAAACCGGTAACTATCGAAATTCCTATCCTTTTAACTGGTACTTCGCCAGGTGTTAAAATGGGTGGTAAACTAGTACAAAAATTACGTAAACTGCGTGTTAAAGCTTTACCTAAAGATCACTTAGATTCTATCGAAGTGAGCATTGAAGGTTTAGAAGTAGGTAAATCAGTACGTGTACGCGACATCAGCGTTCCTAACCTGACTATTACTAATACTCCGGAAGATACTATCTTATCTATCACTACTTCACGTGCCCTGCGTCAGGCAGAGCAAGAAGCAGCTAAAGGTAAATAAGCTGTTTAGTAGTTATCAAAGTAAGGAAAAGCCGCCTCACCCATAAAGGGAGGCGGCTTTTCTTTGCTATCCACTATTTAATTAACAACTTCATTTGTTTAACAGGGTTTGTTAGTTTTGCCACAACAAACGGTACTTGGGGTACTAATGAGAAGTGTTGTTCATGAAAACATGTGTATAATAGAAAGTATTTCTTACTGTCGTTCGGGATTAAAGTTAGGTTGGTTAACAAAGCAATAAAATGAAATACCTCATCGTAGGCCTGGGCAATATTGGTCCGGAATATAAAGATACCCGTCATAACATTGGCTTTATGATATTGGATGAACTGGCCAAGCAGGAGAGTGCCCAGTTTCATAACATGCGCCTGGCTTATTATACCGAGG
Protein-coding sequences here:
- a CDS encoding DUF2723 domain-containing protein, coding for MNYNKINNLFGWLSFLIAAITYTLTLEPSTSFWDCGEFIACIYRLQVAHQPGAPLFTMIGKAFSLLSFGDVTKVAYWTNMASAIASAATILFLFWSITMLAKKILIKKAEDLNITNTILIIGAGLVGALAYTFSDTFWFSAVESEVYAQSSLCTAVVFWAILKFDAHADEPGADRWIVFIAYIMGLSIGIHLLNLLVIPVIALILYFRRAKNVTASGTIWSFIIGVVVLGLVLWGIIQFTVKGAAYADLWFVNTLGFSFNSGAIVFYLLVVAALVAGVYYSVTLSKGALIVAVASFIIALSISGGIVGLIAAVAVLALLEYVLKVRQKRYSLNMVLLCTMFILLGYSSFVMIVVRAKAGTNLNNSDPQDAFALNGYLNRDQYGETPLLYGQYFDSKPQESKEGATIYRRGATKYEIAGKKSSTVYDRNTLFPRIYDTDGNKSAFYREWLQLGPEEQPNMSHNLGFFFSWQVHQMYNRYFLWNFAGRTNDMDGQNNSKGTDGNWLSPFDWFKAFPSTVTESNAYNRLYCLPLIIGILGLIYHFQRNKRDAGVVAVLFFFTGLAILLYLNQNPLQPRERDYAYVGSFYVFAIWIGLGVLFIAQLLSKVLSPKVSAAVATVACLLAAPVLMGFQEWDDHDRSTKMTPHDMAANYLNSCAPNAILFTYGDNDTYPLWYAQEVENIRPDVRIVNLSLLGTDWYIRQMKQKMNESVPLPITMPNEKFAAGIRDVIYWSDQMNVNDTTELKEVFDFITSDNKETQVQYENGMTMNYLPTKNFKLSVNPDEVISTGTVPASQKNNIVPAITWKYNSNYVTKDNLALMDILSHNNWKRPVYFAITVGNENMMGLDKYMHDEGFAYRLQPLKADTAANAPEPVNTMVMYNNMMTKYKWGNMKTAKYLDHESVTMFYPIIIKQFNSLVSNLMKEGHNDLAVNALKRFDEVMPSTIPFGEVALRKFYLNNSAYDLNQTQLANKWTEELDKYIVNSLDFNYNAMQKGGELNQRDIQLGIYMLNGLVELTNTHHQTALHSKLSAQYKGYEAKFGNVLGGGGQ
- a CDS encoding ribose-phosphate pyrophosphokinase produces the protein MPLQFNPVKLFSGSGSTDLAAKIAKVYGRELGDMTLSRFSDGEFQPFINESVRGCDVFFIQSTNPPTDNLMELLMMIDCARRASAHYVTAVIPYFGLARQDRKDKPRVAIGAKLVANLLTAAGANRVMTMDLHAAQIQAFFDIPVDHLDASIIFVPYIKSLALPNLTIASPDMGGSYRARTFAKFFNAEVVICDKRRKRANEIESMTIIGDVTGQDIVLIDDICDTAGTLAKAAGLIMERGANSVRAVCTHPVLSGKAYETIENSALTELIVTDTIPLKQECSKIKVLSTADLFGKAIANVNEHGSISQLFKID
- a CDS encoding 50S ribosomal protein L25/general stress protein Ctc; amino-acid sequence: MKSIAISGSPRENVGKRDAKELRYQGLVPAVLYGGATQTHFSVSAADLKPVIYTPVVQFIDLDVAGTTSQAIIKDMQFHPLTDELLHVDFLLLDESKPVTIEIPILLTGTSPGVKMGGKLVQKLRKLRVKALPKDHLDSIEVSIEGLEVGKSVRVRDISVPNLTITNTPEDTILSITTSRALRQAEQEAAKGK